GCAACCTCTCCTCACAGGCTCCAGTGTGGTGCTCAAATGTCCTTCTCCTACAGTCTCCAAAGGTTCTGAGTTACCATCTTGAAGAAGGTACAGTTCTTTCACACTCTGTTCTCCAGCAGAGAATCACTACACAAACCTAAGTCCAGCTCGGTGCCTGTCTTAGGGCTCCTTCCTGAGTGACGGACCCTGGGAATGACCTTCGTCTCCGGGAGAGACCTTCCTGCCCCACCTATCTGTGGAGATGCAGAAGCACCCTGACATCCCTCCCCTGGAATCGCAACACCATGACATCCCTGGGAGACGTGTGTACACCGACTGTGGAGTGGTATCGTATCCTCATTAGCTGTTCACTGTCGTTCGGCAAGTAGACGACCCAACCAATATTGGCAACAGGTCTTGAAAATCCCAGTGCGTGTTCCACTTACTGCTGGGTGCTGCGTCTCCCACCCCCGCCTCCACACTGATGAGAAACTAAGACTGAGCACGGCGGCCCCGCTCGTACCTTGTCTATTCTGGAGACCATGAACGGTTTCTTGACAAAGGCAATACGAGCATCTGTGTTCAGAGCAAGGAACTCCTGCATCTCCTCACTGTTAGCGATCTCAGGAATGGCACAGAGTTGCTGCAAGAGACACAAGAAGGACTTCAAAGAGAAATTCTGGTCCCCAGCTCTCTCCACCTTGGCTTGGGTGTCTGTCTGGTGGCTAGAACGAGAGCAGAGGGTGCTGACCTTCAGGAATGATTCCAAGAGGCTCTTGCGGGCTTCCACTCTGTCACTATCCATGTTTCCAAATGGAAGCTCTGGGAAGAGCTTCTTAGGACCCttcacatcttaaaaaaaaaccaaagttaattCATTAACATTCACTAATAGCCACTGTATATAAAAAGCATCCTGTATGTAAACGAAATAGAACTGTTGAATGCATTTCCCAGGGATTTGTGTTCCCTCACCTGCGGGCTGGAGCTGAGAGGCGGCCCGAGGCTGGCGAGGGGGCTGGGTCccatggcctggggctcatcccTTCAGAGTCCCTCCCCTGGGTCCTCCCCTCTTTCGGACTTTTTTTACTTCAGGAGTTCCACATATACTCCAGGGATATAATACAGACAACCTACTTTCATTATTAATGATAATATTAAGGTATAAGGGGCCAAACACTATAGTGGTTATGAATAAGGGCCCGGAAGTTTAAATTTTGGCTCCAAGCCCTACTAGAATAATGACCTTAGGCAACTTGCTtaatctttctttgtttcttttctgtaaaatggggataatgatagtaGCTATCTCATAGACTGTTATGAGAACTAAATGAGCTGATAAGTATAAAGTGCTTAGTAGAGAACTGGGCATATATTTTTGGTATCAATTATTgttatgaagaaagaaaatgtgcaaCTGAAATCCACAATTTATGCCATAACTTATTAAAATGTTTGAGTGATCgctggcatttttttaaaaaacaaagcagcTGCTTACTAGCTTATTTTTCGAGtataactttgttttcttattgttcctGTGCCTCACAAGTACCAAACAGCACACCAAAAAGCCTGTTGTTAAAGGAAAGCTGGCAAGGATTTCTagagaatattttaatatctaaGAGCAATCGATCTATAAATTTGGAAAAGTTAATTTAACACCTCACACTACCTCACAGGCACAAGTAGACTGTGAAAGTTTCCTTCCTAAGCTTAAATTAGATGGGGCCCCAGAACAAAGCATTCGGTGGCAAAGAAGTACCTCGGAAAGAATGTCATTAGCGTTCTCCAGCACTAAAACCCAAAATACCCAAAGCAAACTGGGGGAGCACAGGATCCCTGAGGCTGCACtctccccctccaccctccccacaaACCAACAGGCCTCCAGCCTCTCAGCTCAGGGTGGCTCGATGTGAACAGCAAGCAGGCATTCTGGGGCTGGGGTAACTCCTGACTTTTGATGAACTTTCGTAGATCAGATTTCTCCTCCAGACGGGTCTGCAGATTCAGGAACTCACGGTAACGGCGGTTCACGGTGTGGTAGGCCAGCTGCTGCAGGCCACTGCTGTTCTCGCCGTCAAGGCCCGTCTCATACTGTCGGGTGAACAAATTTGTTTACTGCATCAGCTTACTGGCCACACAGTAAGAGCAGAGTAGGGGTAAAGGGAGCAAGATGTTCCTATTCTGTTCCCGAACGTATTAGATCTGTCTGTTGCTCTAAGTTGTAATGAATAACTCAAACTGAGTGAATTACGGAACGAGATGCATTTCCCAACAGACGAGGCCTAGGAAGTGAAAAATGAGTTTTACTGCCCTCCACTCCTTCTTCCATCTCAAAGCTCTCCCTGCAAACACTCTCTTTACTTATAACTATTTTCAAATCCCAAAGACAAAGGATAAAAAAGAAGGTACAGCACTGATAAAAATGACACTGCCTCTTTCATCCCTAATTACGGGGTTGGATGTTATAAGGGGATAACCGTGGTGTCACTATACGCAAGCAGTGATTATCTATATTAGTTGggggaaaaacaaataatccaaaacaGCCGATTAACAAAAATCATTTGTTTGCCTGGAGTGCATTAAAGgaacatgtgtttttattttgccttggGCAAATTAATTATCATTCTTGGGAGTGACGCTGAATTTTTCTTCCCGAGCACAGATCATCTGTATGAGGAGAAGTCATGTGGAGACTAGAGATGTTTTAAGGGGTCAGAGTCTGCTGTCTTCCTAGGCTTGGAGAGCTGGTATGTGGGAAAAGACAACGGTGCTGAAAGTTCCCCCAGAGCGAACACCCTGAACAGCATGAGAGCTGCAACTTCATACCTACAGGGGAAGACTTTTTGACAGAGTAGTTAAGATATAATAAATTCTGTGGAAGAACAATATATGTGCTTGTTTTCATTAAGAGTGAGTTACTGTTATTGTTTGATTAAGGTATTATACTGTGGGCAAGTGATGGAAGAAACGATCTCCTTGTTGGTGGGACTTGAGGctggtgtttaaaatttttctagaggcagagagaggtattCCTTATGAGCTGAAATGAGCAAAGTAGTCCCTGAGACCAGTACTGAGAAGGAAGGGTCTAGATAAGACATGCAGGTGGAATTCAGGTTACCGCTCTCAGACTTGGAGCACCTGGGAGTTATGATGCTCTCTGTGGAACAGTCTGCTCCTTGAGGGACACTATTTGATACTGATACGGTCCCAAGCTTGGCTGCACCTCAAAATCACTTGGGCTGCAGACTCTGCTGTCAGAATACGGATTCAGAAAGGCGCTGACGGATTCTGAATGAGAATTTCCCAAGAATGGGCCCCAAGAttcgtattttttaaaaatacaactctCCAGTTGACCTGGAGACAGCCTATCCCAAAACCAGCTTTAGGGAGCTGCTGCTCTAACCGAACCAGCCACCTGATCCATGAACCCCCTTCACATCATTTCTGCCAAGCAGTTCCTACTCCTGTTCTTAAACATCTCTAGGAATGAAGAACTTGCTACCTTTTGAGGTATATATAGGTAAATAACCTTCCTTCCTAAAACAAAAAGTATGAAAGATACtagtacttaaaaaaagaaagaaattagcagGGAAGAAGTTTGGAAAGAATCTCTGGACAAGACTGTATCCATTGGGAACCACTGAAAAATATGACTCTCAGTATACCACGATTCTAGCATTGGTTGTGAGGGCATCAGACAGATGCCTACTCTGCTTCACAAATGAGCTTCAGACCATTCACATACAGATGCTGGCTGAATTAACCATGGCAAACTAAGTAAGAGTAGCCTCTCCCCCTCAAAACACTAGCTTCACTGACTCTGCTTTCCAACTCATTCCCAGACCAGAGTGGACGACCACGGTTCCAACCCTGTTACCTTCACCGTGTAGAGCGTGTATGGGTGGAATCCGGTGCCGCTGTGCTCTCGAGCAGTAATGGTGCCGGTAATACGAAGGTTCTGGATGATAACGGGGCCATCTGGACTGCTCAGGGGCTCAAAGCTGAAGGTGGCTGAGCTGAGGGGACCGGGTGGAGAGGAGGAGAGTAGTACCTGTGGGAGACCGGGATCTAGGGAGCTCACACCATTGGTGAGATCTTTCTCTAAGCACGAGGGTCGTGGGGGACACATCCTTTCCGGACTGGCCAGCAAAGCTGTAAGAGAGGTGACATCTCCCTGCTCTACGTCCTTGTCTGCTGCGTCAATCTGGATCTCTGGGCAGGAATCCAGCATGGAGACACGCAGGCCGGTCTCTGGTTCTGTTCCTGGACCCTCCTCAGCTTCTGCCCCCTCAGTTCCTTCGGATCCCCCGTCATCCTTAGACTCCAGAGCCTGGGGACCCCCTAGGGCACACAGGGAGTCCTGAATGCTGGCAGAGAGGAAGGTGCCTGGGTTCATGAGCGTGATGGTTCCTTTGCCCAGTTCAGACAACGGAGACTCCAGCTCCGTATCTTCAGACAAGAACAGAGGCTGCAGGGAGTGAGACGCGTTGCTTCCTACTTCTCTCTCTTCTAGCACTCCCCCCAAATCCCCCTCCAGCGCTTCATGGCCTTCTTCAACTTCTGGGGAGGGGTGTGAAGGCTCACTACAGTTCAGGAGCACTGGGGCTGGAGAAGGGGCTCTCGCATCTGCTAGACTCTGGACCTCCACGATCAGTGGCAGAGATGTGGGCACTGAGGGCTGTTCCCGGGCACTGGCTGGGCAGAGTGGTTTACCCCCTCCTGCCGGGCCAGTTCTGGTCTTGGAAAAGATGCCCACGAGCACAAGGTGGATCCAGTCCGGATCTGAGAGCTTGCTGATCAGCGGTAAGATGACATTGCAAGTAATGAGTTCCACCACTACGTGGCGGCCGGTGCGGGTCTCCAAGTGGGGCTTTGGCACTAGGCCTTGAAGCAACACGTTCACGATGCCACGTGTGTAGGCGACCTCAGCCCTGGGACTCTGTACTGCAGGATGTGGGGCGGTGGCCTGGCAGTAAGCCTCCCAGAGCTGGGAGGGCTCATCTGTGCCACTCTGCTTCCCTGCCGTGGCCTCCTTTGCCTGAAGATAGCTCTGCAGGTGACAACCACAGAGAGTCAGAACCCTCTGGGCAAGAGCATGGCTGTCCACCCTGGCCATCCTCCTCCGGAGCTCCTGGACCAACCCTCGCATGgctgcctccatttcctcctcgAAGGCGGGCTCCTGGCTCACCGTGCGATACCAGGACGACACGAAGTCCCGCATGACCATCCGGATGGTGCGGTCGATCTCCTGCTCCAGCTGCCTCTCGGCCTCGGGGTTTGGGGGGCAGATGGCCATGGGGATGAAGCGCTCCAGGTGCAGCCGACCCGAAGGCCCCACGATGGCGTCGGAACCCAGCCATCCTCCCAGCACCAGCAGCAGCGCAGACAGAAGGCACAGGAGCCATACGTTGACCAGGAGGTGGATGATCAGGAGCCAGCCGAGCACGGCCCCCAGGGCCACCAGCTTCCGGCTACTCAGCAGGTGACTGAGGCTGGGCCCGGTCGGGGGCTCCTGCGCCGCGGTCGCGGTCTCTGCCTTCATGGCGGGCGGGAGGGGGCTCCCCGGACCAGCTCCCCCCTCCTCCATGTCAGAGCCGGCGATGGGGCGCCGACTGCGGCGCGGACACGAGAGCCGGGCGGCGGGCCCCGACGTCCTACAGGTAGGGTCCAGTGACAAGGGTGGCTCGGCGGCTCGGCCTCGCCGCAGCCCCCTCCGGCCGGGGAGCGGCCCTAGAGGAAAACCCTGCGGACTTCATGGTGCCTGGGCGGCGGCCCGAGGCctcagagggtgggcagggccGTGGGTCCACCGAACACTCACGGACGCCGAGGACCGGGGCGCCCGGGAACGGCTCGCGCTGCGCTGCGCCCCGCCCCGCTGAGTCCCGCCTGCAGTGAACGTAGCGGCGTCTCCTCCGCGGCCTCACAGGGTCCCTCGCCGGGCTGGAGCCGCCGGGCGCCTGCGCTCCGCACCCCGGCTCCTCTCTAAGCGGCCGTCCGGCCGGGAACCGGCGACCACTTCCGGGTCGGCGGGAGCGAGGCATGTTGGGAGAGCGCCGCGCGCCCCACGGCCCGGCGCGGCCCGGCTCCCTCTGGTGGTGAGGAGCCGCCGTGACCGCACAGCGCGAACCAGTCAGGCGTGCGCCCACTTCCCAGAGGTGGGGACCTGCGAGCAGGCTTGCAGGTAAGGACCCTCAGAGACTCACTTCCCGCTCCAGGGATTAAATGAAGTTTGCAAACACCGGGTACCATTTAGTAGTAGTCCAGTTACTTTAATCTCATGTGGGCATTTTTTAGTTGGCCTGGTGATACATTTTAACATTCACCCCCCACTCCCCAGCGCCCCTCTCCCAACACCCATGCTCAGCTCAGCGAACTTGTGCTCAGGAATTGCTGAATACAAGGCATAAAACATTAACACAGAGATAGATTTATTCCTAACATTTCATAATACCGtataataaaatctttttttttgtgattTGGGGTTATTTGCTGGTGGCATTGCCCGAGCAATCAAATCTTTTGAGCATCTGCTAGGTTCAATCCCAGTGATAGGTAGTGTGGAGGAGTAGAAGCGGTCCTTGTCCTCAAGGACCTTGCAGATAATTGCGGAGACGAGTTCTTGGGTCGTGAGTGAATATTTAATAATGCACGTCAGTATGGGATATGGTCAAATGCAAATTATTATACGTATGAGGGGAAGGAAAGGTCACCGTGGGTTGTAGTGGTTAAGGGAGACCTCAAAGAGAAGGGAGCCTTTCTGCTGCCTTTCTATTCCCCTccatcttttcttcccttttcctccccaaatatataggaaaagaaagcagaggtaGAGATGTATGTTCAGTCTTCTGATAGATTTGCTTGGGAATGTGCTctgtttggttttgggttttttgcctTCAGTTGTCCACACAGACGGAATTACCTGTGGGAAAATTAAGTATCCGACAGTAGTACAGACCAGGTGTAAGAGTGTTGGTGCCAGTTTCATGTGAAGCCAGCTTCCTTCTGCATTTTGGTCCCCGGGAGCTCTGTGTGCATGtggctttcctttttattttggcaCGGGACGTGTATCATTTGTACAGGGCTGTTCATGGTTGTCTTCAGCACTCTCGGTGCTGTTAGCAGCTTTTCATCATGATGTCCTTAGTCCCCACATATTTAGAGGACTCTTCAGGCAAACTCCAACCCCAAATTGTGCCAACAGGAAGCATATCATGGCTTCTCCTCTCATCTCCTTTTCTGCTATTGGGGTAAAGATCTCTTTTGAATGCAAAGGGAACCATCGTTTAGATGTGGGGCATAGTTCATGACTATCACTTCTAAAGCAAAAGTTGGATTTAGCATCAAAGTGCCCACAAAGCGAACTGGGCACATTCCTGAGCTCCCAGAATGCTGGCCACTTCACTGGTGCTCTCCTTCTCACAGAAAAGGAGCCTCAGAAGTGAGTGCTGCTGTCTTTGTCCTCCCAGACCATTCCATTGTCTTCAGGGGCAGCTAGAAGATCACACAGAAATGTCCCTGCCACCGAGCCAAGAACTAAAATAAGAAGTGGATgacggggacttccctgttggtgcagcggttaagaatccgcctgccagtgcaggggacacgggttcgagccctgcgccaggaagatcccacatgccatggagcagctaagcccatgtgccacagctgctgagcctgtgctctagagtctgcgagccacaactactgagcctgtgtgccacaactaccgaagcccgtgtgcctagagcttgtgctccacaagagaagccactgcaatgagaagccttcaCCACAaggagtagaccccgctcgccgcaactagagaaaacccgcgtgcagcaacaaagacccaacacagccaaaaataaataaataaacttatttaaaaaaaaaagaaatggatgatGGAGGGACTGAGGATGAGTCTGAAGACTTCCCCAAGATGGTTCAGAGAGGAAGTTTACTCTGCAGCAGAATCTGGAATGCTCAGGGCAGCAAGAAACTGACCTTGTAAGTGGGCGCTGTGCCACCTGACCAGATGGTCTGGAGCACTGAGGTAGCCGAGAGTACCTTCCTGATTTTGAAGTGGATGCGATGAAGCAGCATCTGCAAATGAACATGCCAGCGCACTTgtcattttgactggtgtgagctgctgCCTGGGGGTCTGGGGCGAAGGGCCTCAGTCTCCAAACAGATTAATCACTGGGGGAAGGTGGGAGCATGACCGGTgtctgatggtggtgatggtgtgtgGACGTGGCGGGGGAGGCTGGCTGTTTGGCCACATCATTCACTATCTCTGagatccttctttctttccttcttatcaTTTCTCAAAATATTCTAGGCGTCTTGCCAGAGTGCTGGGGATAACAGGACACATAAGACACTGTAATTCACCTAAGGGGACTCAGTCTAGTTACAGGACAGAGACACTgttgttgtggggtttttttgtttttgttttttttacattttggccatgtggcatgtaggatcttagttccctgaccagggatcgaaccatgcCCACTATggtggaagcatggagttctaaccactggaccaccagaaagacgctgttgtgtatttttttttgtttttttacacctttattggagtataattactttacaatgttgtgttagtttctgctgtacaacaaagtgaatcagctatatgtatacacatatccccatatcccctccctcttgagcctccctcccaccctccctatcccacccctccaggttgtcacaaagcaccgagctgatctccttgtgctatgcagcagcttcccactagctgttttacatttggtagtgtatatatgtcaatgccactcttgcactttgtcccagcttccccttccaccCCCCtggtgtccttaagtccattctctacatctgcatctttattccttccctgccactaggttcatcagtactgtttttctagattccatatatatgcgttagcatatgtgcatatgatatttgtttttctctttctgatttacttcactctgtatgacaaactctaggtccatccacctcactacaaataactcaatttcattcctttttatggctgagtaatattccattgtataaatgtgccatatcttctttatccattcctctgtcgatggacatttagattgtttccatctccgggctattgtaaacagagctgcagtgaacattgtggtacatgtctctttttgaattatggttttctcaaggtatatgcccagtagtgggattgctgggtcatatggtagttctatttttagttttttaaggaacctccttactgttctccctagtggctgtatccatttacattcccaccaacagtgcaggagggttctcttttctccacaccctctccagcatttattgtttgtagagtttttgatgatggccattctgactggtgtgaggtgatacctcattgtggttttgatttgatctaatgattagagatgttgagcatcttttcatgtgtttgttggcaatctgtatgtcttctttggagaaatgtctatttaggtcttctgcccatttttggattgggttgtt
This region of Mesoplodon densirostris isolate mMesDen1 chromosome 7, mMesDen1 primary haplotype, whole genome shotgun sequence genomic DNA includes:
- the SNX19 gene encoding LOW QUALITY PROTEIN: sorting nexin-19 (The sequence of the model RefSeq protein was modified relative to this genomic sequence to represent the inferred CDS: deleted 1 base in 1 codon); this translates as MEEGGAGPGSPLPPAMKAETATAAQEPPTGPSLSHLLSSRKLVALGAVLGWLLIIHLLVNVWLLCLLSALLLVLGGWLGSDAIVGPSGRLHLERFIPMAICPPNPEAERQLEQEIDRTIRMVMRDFVSSWYRTVSQEPAFEEEMEAAMRGLVQELRRRMARVDSHALAQRVLTLCGCHLQSYLQAKEATAGKQSGTDEPSQLWEAYCQATAPHPAVQSPRAEVAYTRGIVNVLLQGLVPKPHLETRTGRHVVVELITCNVILPLISKLSDPDWIHLVLVGIFSKTRTGPAGGGKPLCPASAREQPSVPTSLPLIVEVQSLADARAPSPAPVLLNCSEPSHPSPEVEEGHEALEGDLGGVLEEREVGSNASHSLQPLFLSEDTELESPLSELGKGTITLMNPGTFLSASIQDSLCALGGPQALESKDDGGSEGTEGAEAEEGPGTEPETGLRVSMLDSCPEIQIDAADKDVEQGDVTSLTALLASPERMCPPRPSCLEKDLTNGVSSLDPGLPQVLLSSSPPGPLSSATFSFEPLSSPDGPVIIQNLRITGTITAREHSGTGFHPYTLYTVKYETGLDGENSSGLQQLAYHTVNRRYREFLNLQTRLEEKSDLRKFIKNVKGPKKLFPELPFGNMDSDRVEARKSLLESFLKQLCAIPEIANSEEMQEFLALNTDARIAFVKKPFMVSRIDKVVVSAIVDTLKTAFPRSEPQSPTEELSEAEAESKPQPEGKKATKSRLRFSSSKIAPALNITEAHEKILYRLREGSVESEILSMSGMESFIEKQTKLLEAQPAEAPGKDSEQISKGCVDDCMSGAAVPAQDLSNSDPGTETELADTALDLLLLLLMEQWRWLCTESVQKVIHLIFGTLIQRWLEVQVATLTCPQRWVQYLRLLQESIWPGGLLPEYPRPVRTQEQKAAAEKQALQSLMGVLPDIVVEILGVNKCRLSWSLVLESLQQPLINRHLIYCLWDIILEFLDLSASAEESAITSSAADTPGSPKRWASPLSRRLFHPFLEGRKTRTRKNVSSKKQVKIILTFPCREPGAAGLKQRQHEAVEEVRAPAAPVARALRSSQIR